One Candidatus Acididesulfobacter guangdongensis genomic window carries:
- a CDS encoding glycosyltransferase: MVSIIIPAHEEAKYIGVSLEKILNQKDVVYINKNTDLKAIAAETSDRILCEITVVVSKGKDNTEDIVGQHPKVNMIAGNFKGVSDARNIGAKASRGDVLLFLDADTLLNEGFIKKLDSLKNSTNIIGTSKLYPDIQSIKARIFMFCNNIAHIISKTSMALIFCHREIYDKVKGFDENMPAGEDLKFIKLALNEHAKFKYFGDISAVTSMRRFETVGYLKITFEWIKGYFFKPPSYYDVVR; the protein is encoded by the coding sequence ATGGTTTCTATTATTATACCGGCTCATGAAGAGGCGAAATATATAGGCGTTTCTTTAGAAAAAATTTTAAATCAGAAGGATGTAGTTTACATTAATAAAAATACCGACTTAAAAGCAATAGCTGCCGAAACTTCCGACAGAATTTTATGCGAAATAACCGTGGTTGTAAGTAAAGGTAAAGATAACACAGAGGATATAGTTGGTCAGCACCCGAAAGTGAATATGATTGCAGGCAATTTTAAGGGGGTATCGGATGCCAGAAATATAGGCGCAAAAGCATCGCGGGGTGATGTTTTATTATTTTTAGACGCTGATACTTTATTAAATGAAGGTTTTATTAAGAAATTAGATTCTTTAAAAAATAGCACAAATATTATCGGAACCTCCAAGCTTTATCCTGATATTCAATCAATAAAAGCAAGAATTTTTATGTTTTGCAATAATATTGCGCATATAATTTCAAAAACTTCCATGGCGCTTATATTTTGCCATAGAGAAATATACGATAAAGTAAAAGGTTTTGATGAAAATATGCCTGCCGGAGAAGATCTTAAGTTTATCAAATTGGCATTAAATGAGCACGCTAAATTTAAATATTTTGGAGATATAAGTGCCGTTACTTCTATGAGAAGATTTGAAACAGTCGGCTATTTGAAAATTACATTCGAATGGATTAAAGGGTATTTTTTTAAACCGCCGTCGTATTACGATGTAGTGAGATAA
- a CDS encoding glycosyltransferase: protein MKIFYSMCSWGLGHATRSLPVIRRLINESNEVIIYTSGRSLALLKSELRDKCEFIASTEYPSPYSDKIGFALRFLKTAPAILNVIKQENIEVIDLVKKRKIDIIISDSRFGSYCKDIPSYLIFHQPRFIAPFRILPAEIITEYLNHFLINKFDKIIIPDYENNSLSGDLSHNLHYFNSDRVKYIGILSDFEQIDIKEDIDYLFSISGPEPTRTLLEKQIMSQLQNLKGNIAVSLGKPGEYKKETLGNTVIYSFLEKKRRDELMNRAKMVVSRSGYTTIMDVAEIGKKAFFIPTPGQTEQLYLAHHLKKTGKFYSQKQKNININQGLETAKNYSGFTPPWKTDKSVENLFKEIGLSRN, encoded by the coding sequence ATGAAAATATTTTATTCTATGTGCAGCTGGGGTTTAGGACATGCTACCAGGTCGCTGCCTGTAATAAGGCGTTTGATCAATGAGTCAAATGAAGTTATCATATATACCAGCGGAAGAAGTCTTGCATTATTAAAGTCTGAACTTCGTGATAAATGCGAGTTTATAGCTTCGACAGAATATCCGTCGCCTTATTCGGACAAGATAGGTTTTGCCTTAAGATTTTTAAAAACTGCGCCTGCTATTTTAAATGTAATAAAACAAGAGAATATAGAAGTAATAGATTTAGTTAAAAAAAGAAAAATTGATATAATAATTTCAGATTCAAGGTTCGGTTCTTACTGCAAGGATATTCCGTCATATCTGATATTTCATCAACCGAGATTTATAGCTCCTTTCAGAATATTGCCGGCTGAAATTATAACTGAATATTTGAATCATTTTCTTATAAATAAATTTGATAAAATAATAATTCCCGACTACGAAAATAATTCTTTATCCGGTGACTTATCGCATAATCTGCATTATTTTAATAGCGACCGAGTTAAGTATATAGGAATTTTATCAGATTTTGAACAGATTGATATCAAAGAAGATATAGATTATCTTTTTTCTATATCAGGACCGGAACCGACAAGGACATTGTTAGAAAAACAAATTATGTCTCAATTGCAAAATTTAAAAGGCAATATCGCCGTTTCCCTTGGAAAACCCGGAGAATATAAGAAGGAGACGTTAGGAAATACCGTTATTTATTCTTTTCTGGAAAAAAAAAGAAGGGACGAGTTGATGAACAGGGCAAAAATGGTTGTGTCAAGGTCTGGATATACGACCATAATGGATGTTGCCGAAATAGGCAAGAAAGCCTTTTTTATACCGACGCCTGGTCAGACCGAACAGCTGTATCTCGCTCATCACTTAAAAAAAACGGGTAAATTTTACTCGCAGAAACAAAAAAATATTAATATCAATCAAGGTCTTGAAACGGCAAAAAATTATTCAGGATTTACACCGCCTTGGAAAACCGATAAAAGTGTTGAAAATTTATTTAAGGAAATAGGGCTGAGCCGTAATTGA